A window of Desulfovibrio desulfuricans DSM 642 contains these coding sequences:
- a CDS encoding UvrD-helicase domain-containing protein — protein sequence MKHLRQVKASAGSGKTYELTHCFLQRLVQSGPPASASASSACVLLPGGRCGWGDILAITFTNAAATEMRDRVIRQLKSAALGQPLGGLALSPDQASRWVDVIMRDMGALNIRTIDSLLHLIVRAAALELDLHPDFQPVFATEEVLTPYLDVLLERAWQGDETMRSLLREVYRAMAWRENSTGFLAGEKLLNQLRGLLDGVLLGRFEDISPAETLHKRLSEVESMAVTHANIFLAAAAGSGLTFSKNALAAVEAIAAGQSKTSAYLSKASASDLFLKKPVVSDEVQKAYEAFARAAGVLVDTAPLLRQAVGLAPVLLLARTLVQAFVQNQRQEGSLPGLLIPHMARQVLESDNGVPEALCRMGSRLTHFLVDEFQDTSNEQWYALRPLVEEALSRGGSLTWVGDVKQSIYGWRGGEPELFDGVFDDAGLTALAPDGQRDNLPYNWRSRREIVQHNNGIFGPLAQPDMAAKVMAALLPTGTPPEICGQAAQGLVRAFAGTEQQCPENAREGGLVRVETILSVDAEALGEDVLERLCTLLHEDIEPHHPWADVLILVRSNGKATLVADRLIRENIPVITENSLRLAAHPLVVQAVALLSFLDNPEDDIAFMSLVCGSIFREHPEAAALAHEDIAGWCAASKGGPLFQRFKRRWPEIWQRLLAPFHSQSGLMTPYDMTLEWFARLDVERRYPEAETFLRRFMEVLHSAEEKGLATLPTFLEHWRAKSGEEKVPMPENMDAVRVMTIHKSKGLEAPVVIVPWTDLRARMGNETVMVEREGLRLAVGNRKHLGAPYHQELARQCRENVHLLYVAFTRARDALYVLRTSTVGGRGSTSDVLDMLMEEAGFTAPYTVGEEPAAHDAAPVATAARASAAASWGSKPEIAESPEGEEDVAPADAARSIAEAPDAADSAGFADPAWRPMQWLPRLKIFRNPLAGFSFRAEDRGSFLHLCLEHLHITGNPQADAQAALNFGLGHFSLPVPDEAALRENAAAALQWFASQPQAARWLQTGWPEHSLMDAEGHLLRMDLLVHEPWGPLVLDYKSGQPEADHVAQLQTYLACLEAGNDCAPGSARGLLVYLDLRRFQLVEAHGVSAFAERCSDLLPATEAQA from the coding sequence GGCGGACTTGCACTTTCGCCCGATCAGGCCTCCCGCTGGGTGGATGTGATCATGCGCGATATGGGCGCGCTGAACATCCGCACCATCGACAGCCTGCTGCACCTCATTGTGCGCGCGGCAGCGCTTGAGCTTGATCTGCACCCGGATTTTCAGCCTGTTTTTGCCACGGAAGAAGTGCTCACACCCTACCTTGATGTATTGCTTGAACGCGCATGGCAGGGCGATGAAACCATGCGCTCCCTGCTGCGCGAAGTCTATCGGGCCATGGCATGGCGCGAGAACAGTACGGGCTTTCTTGCGGGCGAAAAGCTGCTCAACCAGTTGCGCGGCCTGCTGGATGGCGTGCTGCTGGGGCGCTTTGAGGACATTTCGCCCGCAGAAACCCTGCACAAGCGGCTGAGCGAAGTGGAAAGCATGGCCGTAACCCATGCCAATATCTTTCTGGCAGCTGCGGCTGGGAGTGGGCTTACCTTCAGCAAAAACGCTCTTGCCGCTGTGGAGGCCATTGCCGCCGGGCAGAGCAAAACTTCGGCATACCTGAGCAAGGCCAGCGCGTCTGACCTCTTTTTGAAAAAGCCCGTGGTCAGCGATGAGGTGCAAAAAGCCTACGAAGCCTTTGCCCGCGCCGCCGGTGTGCTGGTTGATACTGCCCCTCTGCTGCGGCAGGCTGTGGGGCTTGCCCCCGTGCTCTTGCTGGCGCGCACCCTTGTGCAGGCCTTTGTGCAAAACCAGCGGCAGGAAGGCAGCCTGCCGGGCCTGCTGATTCCGCACATGGCGCGACAGGTGCTTGAAAGCGACAACGGCGTGCCCGAGGCCCTGTGCCGCATGGGCTCGCGCCTCACGCACTTTCTGGTGGATGAATTTCAGGACACCAGCAATGAGCAGTGGTACGCCCTGCGCCCCCTTGTGGAAGAAGCTCTCTCTCGCGGCGGTTCCCTCACATGGGTGGGGGACGTCAAGCAGTCCATTTACGGCTGGCGTGGGGGCGAACCGGAGCTGTTTGACGGCGTGTTTGACGATGCGGGCCTCACAGCCCTCGCGCCTGACGGCCAGCGCGACAATCTGCCCTACAACTGGCGCAGCCGCCGCGAAATCGTGCAGCACAACAACGGGATTTTCGGCCCTCTGGCGCAGCCGGACATGGCCGCAAAGGTCATGGCCGCCCTTTTGCCCACGGGCACCCCGCCGGAAATCTGCGGGCAGGCCGCTCAGGGGCTTGTGCGCGCCTTTGCGGGCACAGAGCAGCAATGCCCTGAAAACGCCCGCGAGGGCGGCCTTGTTCGCGTGGAGACCATTCTTTCCGTGGATGCCGAGGCCCTGGGCGAAGATGTGCTTGAACGCCTCTGCACCCTGTTGCATGAGGATATTGAGCCGCACCATCCCTGGGCCGATGTGCTCATTCTTGTGCGCAGCAACGGCAAGGCCACCCTTGTGGCAGACAGGCTGATTCGCGAAAATATCCCCGTGATTACAGAAAACAGCCTGCGACTTGCCGCGCATCCGCTGGTGGTGCAGGCCGTGGCCCTGCTTTCTTTCCTTGATAACCCAGAGGACGACATCGCCTTTATGAGCCTTGTGTGCGGCAGTATCTTTCGGGAGCATCCCGAAGCTGCGGCCCTTGCGCACGAGGACATCGCGGGCTGGTGCGCCGCATCCAAGGGCGGGCCGCTGTTCCAGCGGTTCAAAAGGCGCTGGCCAGAAATCTGGCAGAGGCTGCTTGCTCCGTTCCACAGTCAGTCCGGCCTCATGACGCCCTATGACATGACGCTTGAATGGTTTGCCCGGCTGGATGTGGAGCGGCGCTATCCCGAGGCGGAGACTTTTTTGCGGCGCTTCATGGAAGTGCTGCACAGCGCGGAAGAAAAGGGCCTTGCCACCCTGCCCACATTTCTGGAGCACTGGCGCGCCAAAAGCGGCGAAGAAAAGGTGCCCATGCCCGAAAACATGGATGCAGTGCGCGTCATGACCATCCACAAATCCAAGGGCCTGGAGGCCCCGGTGGTCATTGTGCCGTGGACAGACCTGCGCGCCCGCATGGGCAATGAAACCGTGATGGTCGAGCGCGAGGGCCTGCGCCTTGCCGTGGGCAACAGAAAGCATCTGGGAGCGCCCTATCATCAGGAGCTTGCCCGCCAGTGCCGTGAAAACGTCCACCTGCTCTACGTGGCCTTTACCCGTGCGCGCGATGCGCTCTATGTGTTGCGCACCAGCACCGTGGGCGGGCGCGGCTCTACCAGTGACGTGCTGGACATGCTTATGGAAGAGGCCGGGTTCACAGCCCCCTACACCGTGGGCGAGGAACCAGCCGCGCACGATGCTGCTCCGGTCGCAACTGCCGCAAGGGCTTCTGCCGCGGCTTCCTGGGGGAGCAAGCCGGAGATTGCGGAAAGCCCGGAAGGCGAGGAAGACGTTGCTCCTGCGGATGCCGCCCGGAGCATTGCCGAAGCCCCGGATGCTGCGGATTCCGCTGGTTTTGCCGACCCCGCATGGCGGCCCATGCAGTGGCTGCCGCGCCTCAAGATTTTTCGTAATCCACTGGCAGGATTCAGCTTTCGCGCGGAAGACAGAGGCAGCTTTCTGCATCTGTGCCTTGAGCATCTGCACATAACGGGCAATCCGCAGGCAGACGCGCAGGCTGCGCTGAACTTCGGCCTTGGACATTTTTCGCTGCCTGTGCCGGACGAGGCCGCGTTGCGGGAAAATGCCGCTGCGGCGCTGCAATGGTTTGCCTCGCAACCGCAGGCGGCGCGCTGGCTGCAGACGGGCTGGCCCGAACATTCGCTCATGGACGCCGAGGGGCACTTGCTGCGCATGGATTTGCTGGTGCATGAACCGTGGGGGCCGCTGGTGCTTGATTATAAAAGCGGCCAGCCCGAAGCCGACCATGTGGCGCAGCTACAGACCTACCTTGCCTGCCTGGAAGCCGGGAACGACTGCGCCCCCGGCAGTGCGCGCGGCCTGCTGGTGTACCTTGATTTACGGCGGTTTCAGCTTGTGGAAGCGCACGGCGTTTCGGCCTTTGCCGAGCGTTGCAGCGATCTTTTGCCCGCCACGGAGGCTCAGGCATGA
- a CDS encoding PD-(D/E)XK nuclease family protein → MSASPILVFPWQRPFLPDLKAFLTRIGKGRAGATLLIVPHNRPWRYLTKLYAEEGYQGLLPKVMTLADVISAWRSQTCADPLHTANVLDRVALLHQCVMGLAQDDEGLAARFARMDMAHFLPWGLRLSNLLEEMLGQRVAAVDLSHVEQEVSGPAAALLGALGRIGKAYVAALEARRWTTPGLDAFTVSEDGLALPRFFTPADDRPVVMAGFSLLTGSEEALLHRLWQAGGQICLHADPALALGTAPHWACDAQAAWLRRWKATARLAVEPTDAEAAHKPRISFFAGYDCHSQLKALHEELSVPHSDASRAGNGAENGDSGISASDGLSTAVVLTDSALLMPVLHHLPNKDVNVSMGYPLERSPLNRLLEALLQLQENRTEDGRYYWRNLLQCLRHPYLNLLRVDDGSATPLYLREVLRRIEGMIRVGARFVDMDEVARECAPGMHPALFELFEATLNVLVRQPGQVDTTEGMALCLQNICDFLLRNGGDMWRHFPLDAEAMYRLARHAAPVLRQNCLAQTPFPTSVLHGIVREVLQQERVPFEAEPLTGLQVLGMLETRLLHFDRVLIVDATDDKLPGNPAQDPLLPDSLRQVLGLPDARRRERATAHTLYRLCAGAKEVRFFWQEGISRSALFDGKKSRSRFVEQLLWEEEQRRGELLVPGQEPLGMARCVVRSTPATPKSLPRTEALHEAMLALLQKPLSPTRLDVYQQCPLRFAWQYLCGLQPPKEVNEGDDPAAVGTCIHDTLHALYEPYLNKEVRRGDISRDTMLARFHEELEKADLRRILPPDSCLMLEEAAPVRLNRFLDNQPDSTIIVALEEELKATLSLAGGEYSFRGIMDRIDRRDDLLHILDYKTGSLKLHDGSLWGDILYFRRTESLFEALRQTQVGGEYEPDAQMLEDMDTLFEELRPRLPSLQLPCYVSMAVGSGLGPVGDAALVELRDAGREYPLFGGLVDEDLAEAIGYCHAALSLVLLHMRHAPSFTARPDRHCDWCPYASLCAG, encoded by the coding sequence ATGAGCGCATCGCCGATTCTTGTTTTTCCCTGGCAGCGGCCCTTTCTGCCCGACCTCAAAGCCTTTCTGACCAGGATTGGCAAGGGGCGGGCTGGCGCAACCCTGCTGATCGTGCCCCACAACCGGCCCTGGCGTTACCTCACCAAGCTCTATGCGGAAGAAGGCTATCAGGGTTTGCTGCCCAAGGTCATGACCCTGGCGGATGTGATTTCGGCCTGGCGCTCGCAAACCTGCGCAGATCCTCTGCACACTGCCAACGTGCTGGACAGGGTCGCCCTGCTGCACCAGTGCGTTATGGGCCTCGCGCAGGATGACGAGGGCCTTGCCGCACGTTTTGCCCGCATGGACATGGCGCACTTTCTGCCCTGGGGCTTGCGGCTCTCAAACCTGCTGGAAGAAATGCTGGGCCAGCGTGTGGCTGCTGTGGATCTCAGCCATGTGGAGCAGGAGGTTTCCGGCCCTGCGGCTGCCCTGCTGGGCGCTCTGGGGCGCATCGGCAAGGCCTATGTGGCCGCGCTGGAGGCTCGCCGCTGGACGACACCGGGATTGGACGCCTTTACCGTCAGCGAAGACGGACTTGCCCTGCCCCGCTTTTTTACGCCCGCAGATGACCGCCCCGTTGTGATGGCCGGATTTTCGCTGCTAACCGGCAGTGAGGAAGCCCTGCTGCACAGGCTGTGGCAGGCAGGCGGGCAGATATGCCTGCATGCAGACCCGGCGCTGGCTCTGGGCACAGCACCGCACTGGGCATGTGACGCGCAGGCTGCGTGGCTGCGCCGCTGGAAGGCCACTGCTCGCCTTGCTGTGGAGCCCACGGACGCCGAGGCCGCGCATAAGCCGCGCATATCTTTTTTTGCCGGGTATGATTGCCATTCACAACTTAAAGCATTGCATGAAGAACTGTCCGTGCCGCATAGCGATGCCAGCAGGGCCGGCAATGGGGCAGAAAACGGGGACAGCGGCATATCCGCGTCTGACGGGCTTTCTACGGCGGTTGTGCTCACAGACAGCGCCCTGCTCATGCCCGTGCTGCACCATTTGCCCAACAAGGATGTCAACGTTTCCATGGGCTATCCGCTGGAACGTTCGCCCCTCAACCGTCTGCTTGAGGCTTTACTGCAATTGCAGGAAAACAGGACGGAAGATGGCCGCTATTACTGGCGCAATCTGCTCCAGTGTCTGCGGCATCCTTACCTGAACCTGCTGCGCGTGGATGACGGCAGCGCAACGCCCCTTTATTTGCGCGAGGTCTTGCGCCGCATTGAGGGCATGATTCGCGTCGGGGCGCGGTTTGTGGATATGGACGAGGTTGCGCGGGAGTGCGCCCCGGGCATGCATCCTGCGCTTTTTGAGCTTTTTGAAGCCACGCTCAATGTGCTGGTGCGTCAACCAGGGCAGGTGGACACCACCGAGGGCATGGCCCTGTGCCTGCAAAATATCTGCGATTTTCTGCTGCGCAACGGCGGCGACATGTGGCGGCATTTTCCGCTGGATGCGGAGGCCATGTACCGCCTTGCCCGCCATGCGGCCCCTGTGTTGCGGCAAAACTGCCTCGCGCAGACGCCCTTTCCCACCAGCGTGTTGCACGGCATAGTGCGCGAGGTGCTGCAACAGGAGCGGGTACCGTTTGAGGCGGAGCCGCTCACGGGCTTGCAGGTGCTGGGCATGCTTGAAACGCGCCTGCTGCACTTTGACAGGGTACTTATTGTGGACGCCACGGACGACAAGCTGCCCGGCAACCCTGCGCAGGATCCCCTGCTGCCCGATTCCCTGCGGCAGGTGCTTGGCCTGCCCGATGCTCGCAGGCGCGAACGCGCCACAGCCCACACGCTGTACCGGCTCTGCGCCGGGGCGAAGGAGGTACGCTTTTTCTGGCAGGAGGGCATCAGCCGCTCTGCGCTCTTTGACGGCAAAAAAAGCCGCAGCCGCTTTGTGGAGCAACTGCTGTGGGAAGAAGAACAGCGCCGTGGCGAGCTGCTTGTGCCCGGTCAGGAGCCGCTGGGCATGGCTCGTTGCGTGGTGCGCAGCACCCCTGCCACGCCCAAAAGCCTGCCCCGCACAGAGGCCCTGCACGAGGCCATGCTGGCCCTTCTGCAAAAACCGCTTTCACCTACCCGGCTGGATGTTTACCAGCAGTGCCCTCTGCGCTTTGCCTGGCAGTACCTCTGCGGCTTGCAGCCACCGAAGGAAGTCAACGAAGGCGATGACCCCGCAGCCGTGGGCACCTGCATTCACGATACGCTGCACGCACTGTATGAACCGTATCTCAATAAAGAGGTGCGCCGGGGCGATATCAGCCGCGACACCATGCTTGCGCGTTTTCATGAGGAGCTTGAAAAGGCCGACCTGCGCCGCATTTTGCCGCCGGACAGCTGCCTCATGCTGGAAGAAGCCGCCCCTGTGCGTTTGAATCGTTTTCTGGACAATCAGCCCGACAGCACAATCATTGTTGCGTTGGAGGAAGAACTCAAGGCCACGCTGTCGCTGGCTGGCGGTGAATATTCCTTCAGGGGCATAATGGATCGCATTGACCGGCGCGATGACCTGCTGCACATCCTTGACTACAAGACAGGCAGCCTTAAATTACATGATGGAAGCTTGTGGGGCGACATCCTTTATTTCAGGCGTACTGAGAGCCTTTTTGAGGCCTTGCGCCAGACGCAGGTGGGCGGCGAATATGAGCCGGACGCCCAGATGCTTGAAGATATGGATACCCTCTTTGAAGAGCTGCGGCCCCGGCTGCCCAGCCTGCAATTGCCCTGCTATGTGAGCATGGCTGTGGGCAGCGGCCTTGGCCCGGTTGGCGACGCCGCGCTGGTTGAATTGCGCGATGCTGGCAGGGAGTATCCCCTTTTTGGCGGGCTGGTGGATGAAGACCTGGCGGAGGCCATTGGATACTGCCATGCGGCGCTTTCTCTTGTATTGCTGCACATGCGCCATGCGCCGTCGTTTACGGCGCGTCCAGACCGCCATTGCGACTGGTGCCCCTATGCTTCATTGTGTGCAGGATAA